One Fusarium poae strain DAOMC 252244 chromosome 4, whole genome shotgun sequence DNA window includes the following coding sequences:
- a CDS encoding hypothetical protein (BUSCO:49356at5125) — protein sequence MSKPGLSFGLNLTKKPGASKPTPPKRKPLFGDDDDSDNDGANVQGKVEKIGEFDDFDGVPKSKTTTKPTKPKNGPLTQPPKLKSKGQSSMMFGDLSSSLTSRKNAEAAAEVDASVYEYDTVYDSLKPKKQTTKEDQEKRPKYMKNILQAADTRKRDALIAEEKKIAREREAEGEEYADKEKFVTEAYKKQQEENKRLEEEEKRREEEEAKKNKTGGMSAFYRKLLDKDEQRHSDAVKAAEEQTKSSAPAREETDDTENENDKTEADLAKELNEKGASVAINEDGQVVDKRQLLRGGLNVGAKKKESAQRDSGRQAELPQKETTNHQFRRRQAQRERQTRMMEQQLEESMKRSRDEEAAQREEIERAAKSRKTEGEISSAKERYLARKRAAEEAKKAAGGA from the coding sequence ATGAGCAAGCCAGGCTTGTCCTTTGGCCTCAACCTTACGAAAAAGCCAGGCGCGTCGAAGCCTACGCCACCAAAAAGAAAACCCTTGTTcggcgacgacgatgactcGGATAACGATGGCGCCAACGTCCAGGGAAAGGTAGAGAAGATCGGAGAGTTCGATGATTTCGACGGCGTCCCAAAGTCAAAGACAACCACGAAACCGACCAAACCGAAGAATGGCCCTCTCACCCAACCACCGAAGCTCAAGTCAAAGGGTCAATCAAGCATGATGTTTGGTGATCTCTCCAGCTCTTTGACGTCGCGGAAAAACGCCGAAGCTGCCGCCGAAGTCGATGCCAGCGTTTACGAGTATGACACTGTTTATGATTCCCTTAAACCAAAGAAACAAACCACAAAAGAGGATCAAGAAAAACGGCCCAAATATATGAAGAACATCCTACAAGCCGCAGACACACGAAAGCGAGATGCGCTTAttgcagaagaaaagaagattGCCCGAGAGCGAGAAGCCGAGGGAGAAGAGTACGCCGACAAGGAAAAGTTTGTTACAGAAGCCTACAAGAAACAGCAGGAGGAGAACAAGCGactagaagaagaagagaagaggagagaagaggaagaagcaaagaagaacaaaacagGTGGCATGTCTGCCTTTTACAGAAAACTCCTGGATAAAGATGAGCAAAGACATTCAGATGCCGTCAAGGCAGCTGAAGAGCAGACGAAATCTAGTGCACCAGCACGAGAAGAGACTGATGATACTGAGAATGAGAATGACAAGACAGAAGCCGATCTAGCCAAGGAGCTGAATGAGAAGGGCGCCTCAGTAGCCATTAATGAAGATGGCCAAGTCGTTGACAAACGCCAGCTTCTCAGAGGCGGCTTGAATGTGGGcgcaaagaagaaagaatcAGCCCAGCGCGATTCTGGGCGACAGGCAGAATTGCCACAAAAGGAAACCACAAATCACCAATTTAGAAGACGGCAAGCTCAGCGAGAACGTCAAACACGTATGATGGAGCAGCAGCTAGAAGAATCCATGAAGCGATcacgagatgaagaagcagcaCAAAGGGAGGAGATCGAACGGGCAGCCAAGAGTCGCAAGACAGAAGGCGAGATCTCGAGCGCCAAGGAACGATACCTCGCGCGAAAACGAGCTGCCGAAGAAgccaagaaggctgctggAGGAGCTTAG
- a CDS encoding hypothetical protein (SECRETED:SignalP(1-20)~TransMembrane:1 (n3-14c20/21o292-316i)~BUSCO:37879at5125) has protein sequence MRLSSLSAALLGAFAWTTSAAEFDDENIRSISLRTHSLTQPYLDSDMQSRWYDFGGDTIIRTDSYIRLTSDRPSQSGWMYSRVPLTATNWQVEVEFKISGKNQLYGDGFAMWITRQRAQQGAVFGGPDNFEGLGIFIDTYKNNRPGVVFPYVMAMYGDGKTSYDKSNDGKHTELAGCSARGIRHASIPTKMRLTYFQDKQLKLELQYKVEDEWQTCFDLEEPPAVPNIAYVGFTAETGELSDNHDIISVAAKNLYTQPGTGGNAGSKSSSSKSKSRKGSGKTTSGQKQGSSWTWFFTKIILFIIVVGGAYVGYTAYRSKAKSHRF, from the exons ATGCGGCTGTCCTCACTATCAGCGGCGCTCCTTGGTGCGTTCGCATGGACTACCAGCGCTGCCGAGTTCGATGATGAGAACATCAGGAGTATCTCG CTCAGAACACATTCCTTGACCCAG CCTTACCTCGACTCGGATATGCAAAGCCGTTGGTACGACTTTGGCGGGGATACCATTATTCGAACCGACTC GTACATCCGACTTACTTCTGACCGTCCATCGCAGTCGGGATGGATGTACTCGCGAGTACCCCTCACTGCGACGAACTGgcaggttgaggttgagttCAAGATTTCGGGCAAGAACCAGCTCTACGGCGACGGTTTTGCTATGTGGATTACCCGCCAGCGTGCGCAGCAGGGAGCTGTCTTTGGCGGACCCGACAACTTCGAGGGCCTCGGAATCTTCATCGATACCTACAAGAACAACCGCCCCGGTGTCGTTTTCCCCTATGTTATGGCCATGTACGGTGATGGAAAGACCTCTTACGACAAGTCCAACGACGGAAAGCACACTGAGCTCGCTGGCTGCTCTGCGCGCGGTATCCGACATGCAAGCATCCCCACCAAGATGCGTCTTACCTACTTTCAGGACAAACAGCTCAAGCTGGAGCTCCAGTACAAGGTTGAGGATGAGTGGCAGACATGCTTTGATCTTGAGGAGCCCCCGGCTGTTCCCAACATCGCCTACGTCGGCTTcactgccgagacgggcgagcTCAGCGACAACCACGATATCATCTCCGTCGCCGCCAAGAACTTGTACACTCAGCCTGGTACCGGTGGCAATGCTGGCAGCAAGTCCTCCAGCAGCAAGAGCAAGTCACGCAAGGGTAGTGGCAAGACTACAAGCGGTCAGAAGCAAGGCAGCAGCTGGACATGGTTCTTTACCAAGATCATCCTGTTCATCATCGTTGTCGGTGGCGCGTACGTGGGCTACACAGCCTACCGATCCAAGGCCAAGTCGCACAGGTTCTAA
- a CDS encoding hypothetical protein (BUSCO:22299at5125) yields the protein MPSLGFLKKKRTREGNSDPSASSPTSPVTPTTSRSKSISKAFHLPRNNRHSTSAPTAQPTNAQQQQQQQQQQHQEGAASQSNQSPAQNQQTAGAPDGQQQQDHDMDTIKLHKPEYGTNSMNPHDHQNLPSINNLINQPQQQNAQGNSYNNGQTNPQFLAATIDNHRPQTVSPGTDPAILQQQQQQAMPQPPQQQQPSDNQQSQQQYQQQQQPQQQQQQFQQKQHQEQNQNEVQQQPQQQPRQSGHQYTNSVMRVTKGKYSLGDFDILRTLGTGSFGRVHLVQSKHNQRFYAVKVLKKAQVVKMKQVEHTNDERRMLADVKHPFLITLWGTFQDSKNLYMVMDFVEGGELFSLLRKSGRFPNPVAKFYAAEVTLALEYLHSKNIIYRDLKPENLLLDRHGHLKITDFGFAKRVPDKTWTLCGTPDYLAPEVVSNKGYNKSVDWWSLGILIYEMLCGYTPFWDSGSPMKIYENILKGKVKYPAYVNTDAQNLLERLITADLTKRLGNLYGGPADVKNHPWFAEVTWDRLARKDIDAPYTPPVKAGAGDASQFDRYPEDPEKYGMVGGTDEYGHMFTEF from the exons ATGCCTTCACTGGGGTTTCTCAAGAAAAAGCGGACCAGAGAGGGCAACTCTGACCCTTCGGCCTCAAGTCCAACTAGTCCAGTCACTCCTACCACGTCCAGGTCCAAGTCCATCTCCAAAGCTTTTCACCTGCCTCGAAACAACAGACATTCCACCTCAGCACCGACGGCCCAGCCAACCAACgcccaacaacagcaacagcaacagcaacagcaacatcaGGAAGGCGCTGCGTCTCAATCCAATCAGTCTCCTGCGCAAAACCAACAAACGGCAGGTGCCCCCGACGGCCAGCAACAGCAAGACCACGATATGGATACAATCAAGCTTCATAAGCCCGAGTACGGGACAAATTCCATGAACCCACACGATCATCAAAACCTCCCAAGCATCAATAACCTTATCAATCAGCCCCAGCAGCAAAATGCTCAGGGCAATTCCTATAACAACGGCCAGACCAATCCGCAATTCTTAGCAGCTACGATAGATAACCACCGACCACAAACCGTCAGTCCTGGAACTGATCCCGCAATCctccagcagcaacagcagcaggcTATGCCGCAGCCtccacagcaacaacagccttCTGACAACCAGCAATCTCAACAACAAtaccagcaacagcagcagcctcaacagcagcaacagcagttTCAACAAAAGCAACACCAGGAACAAAACCAGAACGAGGTGCAACAGCAGCCACAACAACAGCCTCGTCAGTCTGGTCACCAGTATACTAATTCCGTCATGCGCGTCACGAAAGGCAAGTACTCGCTGGGTGACTTCGATATCTTGAGGACGCTTGGAACTGGTAGCTTCGGCCGTGTCCATCTAGTCCAATCGAAGCACAACCAGCGTTTCTATGCTGTCAAGGTGCTCAAAAAGGCACAAGTGGTCAAGATGAAACAGGTCGAGCATACCAATGACGAACGACGCATGCTGGCTGATGTCAAGCACCCTTTCCTTATCACCCTCTGGGGTACCTTTCAGGACTCAAAGAACCTTTACATGGTGATGGACTTTGTTGAAGGTGGTGAACTGTTTTCGCTTCTGAGGAAGTCTGGT CGCTTCCCCAATCCTGTAGCCAAATTCTATGCGGCAGAGGTCACTCTTGCCTTGGAGTACCTCCATTCCAAGAACATCATCTACCGTGATCTCAAGCCAGAAAACCTGCTCCTTGATCGACATGGTCACCTGAAGATTACAGATTTCGGCTTCGCGAAGCGTGTGCCTGACAAGACCTGGACTCTGTGCGGCACACCTGATTACCTAGCTCCCGAAGTGGTCTCTAACAAGGGTTACAACAAATCTGTGGATTG GTGGTCATTGGGTATTCTGATATACGAAATGCTTTGCGGTTACACGCCATTCTGGGACAGTGGATCTCCGATGAAGATCTACGAAAACATTCTCAAGGGCAAGGTCAAATATCCCGCATACGTTAACACAGACGCCCAAAATCTCTTGGAGCGCCTGATCACGGCCGACTTGACGAAGCGATTAGGTAACTTGTACGGGGGTCCTGCAGATGTGAAGAACCACCCTTGGTTTGCCGAAGTCACCTGGGACCGACTAGCCAGGAAGGACATAGATGCTCCGTATACGCCACCGGTCAAAGCAGGTGCTGGTGATGCCAGCCAGTTCGATCGTTACCCTGAAGACCCTGAAAAGTATGGAATGGTCGGAGGAACAGATGA GTACGGACACATGTTCACAGAGTTTTAA
- a CDS encoding hypothetical protein (TransMembrane:9 (o12-36i43-65o94-113i133-152o164-186i358-380o410-431i452-471o504-521i)~BUSCO:10163at5125), with translation MLHITSSSSPVGSAVFSCIVLVVISLVVLLILRYYLPLRTTPAFYLIPIFFALWLPTIVVILVPIDLASSAVTGDEATRGIWLPERVILVSWRISYWLTFALTWFILPILAEYSDSGYREPYDKFMYSVRSNAQFHAIILGFSSIGLVYFFIKFGFKVEAIKGTIMALAYCWGLILAIYLMGHGLVSIPRRLMRGASISGRLRRLQSKAPKVYEEMEDSIAKLEDIEVQVAELGRRKTGSANVYRDWIEELQEMANIPESQPRTTRFGGGSDTTIIPHVITEKYLADLTRKYVRAKHARSRYTNAWSDLVQEATETQAILDSSASKKLDFGDVSPHATFWERTIILTPYTRYLYYYQILPYAQVLLGLFLAAASACIVWSEVVKVAFPKLSVIRLTVVHHWVGDKPEVGFAGQAISSLWICYMCAAALISMTEVKVWRGRALVRRNTAHESAFWYAMQVAKLTIPISYNFITFLSSQVYKKTVFYHFLGQLIDFTPLGHWFDDLFPVVVLFPVFATLFGIYGRVKRIFVGMDVIDDEEENGITYGTGSWREGRDLISRELGGSTLFHRREDALSRIGGAGTTGGRSAPVLSIPSARGATSSPARSPARPSTTSARRGPEHRYGPNWNDEEPEDDNLFTIIGHRMKNTMDGIEAPKWFNDIKKPKWMGGDDNDAGAGSTSSGPDFRRWFGGSGDGQIHI, from the exons CTTCGCTCTCTGGCTGCCAACAATAGTCGTTATTCTTGTCCCAATCGATCTTGCCTCGAGCGCTGTCACTGGAGATGAAGCTACAAGAGGGATATGGCTTCCCGAGCGAGTCATATTGGTTTCATGGCGCATTTCGTATTGGTTGACATTTGCCTTGACTTG GTTTATACTACCAATTCTTGCCGAATACTCCGACTCAGGATACAGAGAACCATACGACAAATTCATGTACTCAGTCCGCAGTAATGCGCAGTTTCACGCCATTATCTTGGGTTTCTCATCCATCGGCCTCGTTTACTTCTTTATCAAGTTTGGTTTCAAAGTCGAAGCCATCAAGGGCACGATCATGGCACTTGCCTACTGCTGGGGATTGATACTCGCCATTTATTTAATGGGCCACGGTCTGGTATCGATACCTAGGCGCCTTATGCGTGGCGCAAGCATCAGCGGACGACTCCGACGACTTCAAAGCAAGGCGCCCAAGGTTTACGAGGAGATGGAGGATTCGATTGCCAAActtgaggatattgaggtACAGGTCGCGGAACTTGGACGACGCAAGACAGGAAGTGCAAACGTGTACAGGGACTGGATTGAAGAACTGCAGGAAATGGCAAACATTCCCGAATCTCAACCGCGCACCACACGATTTGGCGGAGGCTCCGACACCACCATTATTCCGCATGTCATCACTGAAAAATACCTTGCCGATCTCACCAGGAAGTACGTGCGCGCGAAACACGCTCGATCGCGATATACCAACGCCTGGAGTGACCTCGTTCAAGAAGCAACCGAAACACAAGCAATTCTGGATTCTTCAGCATCAAAAAAACTCGACTTTGGCGATGTATCGCCCCATGCAACATTTTGGGAAAGGACGATCATCTTGACGCCATACACACGATATCTCTATTATTACCAGATTTTGCCTTATGCTCaagttcttcttggccttttcTTGGCAGCGGCATCCGCTTGTATTGTTTGGTCTGAGGTCGTTAAGGTTGCGTTCCCCAAGCTATCGGTCATCAGATTAACAGTGGTGCACCATTGGGTTGGCGATAAGCCTGAAGTTGGTTTCGCCGGCCAGGCTATCTCGTCTCTATGGATTTGCTACATGTGTGCAGCTGCCTTGATATCAATGACGGAAGTCAAAGTCTGGCGTGGCCGAGCGCTTGTTCGTCGCAATACAGCCCATGAATCGGCTTTCTGGTATGCCATGCAAGTAGCTAAACTCACCATCCCCATCTCTTACAATTTCATCACCTTCTTGTCAAGTCAGGTCTACAAAAAGACAGTGTTCTACCATTTCCTTGGCCAACTGATCGACTTTACACCACTGGGTCATTGGTTTGACGATCTTTTCCCTGTTGTTGTGCTTTTCCCTGTTTTTGCTACTCTGTTTGGCATCTATGGCAGGGTCAAGCGAATTTTCGTTGGCATGGATGTTAttgatgacgaagaagagaaCGGAATTACTTATGGCACTGGATCTTGGCGTGAAGGTAGAGATCTCATCTCTCGTGAACTCGGTGGAAGCACACTCTTCCATCGTAGGGAGGATGCTCTTTCCAGGATAGGCGGAGCTGGAACAACTGGCGGCAGGTCGGCGCCTGTTCTGTCAATACCCTCAGCTCGCGGCGCGACCTCTTCGCCTGCTCGGTCACCCGCTCGGCCTTCAACGACGAGCGCACGCCGTGGCCCAGAACATCGCTATGGTCCAAACTGGAACGATGAAGAACCAGAAGATGACAACCTTTTTACAATTATCGGCCATCGCATGAAGAACACCATGGATGGCATCGAGGCTCCCAAGTGGTTCAATGACATCAAgaagccaaaatggatgggTGGTGATGACAACGATGCGGGTGCTGGGTCAACCAGCTCTGGGCCTGATTTCCGCAGGTGGTTTGGTGGTTCTGGCGATGGTCAAATTCACATATAA
- the TIM13 gene encoding protein translocase subunit, translating to MDSTQVKAAVIKQVQQEANLVNARTLIEKLQETCFEKCVPKPGTSLSSGETTCMTSCMEKYMAAWNMVNSAYIARLRQESGH from the exons ATGGATTCCACACAAGTCAAGGCTGCTGTCATCAAGCAGGTCCAGCAGGAGGCCAACCTGGTCAACGCTCGCACTCTGATCGAG AAACTTCAAGAAACCTGCTTCGAGAAGTGCGTTCCAAAGCCCGGAACTTCCCTGTCGAGCGGCGAGACTACCTGCATGACTAGCTGCATGGAGAAGTACATGGCTGCCTGGAACATGGTCAACTCAGCCTACATTGCTCGATTAAGGCAGGAGTCTGGTCACTAG
- a CDS encoding hypothetical protein (TransMembrane:2 (i385-409o421-442i)~BUSCO:22103at5125): MEDYLFRHYVDQCRVVKEETSYVEIFNYSDPFYNVCEEHPLPDDEFHNFVNQTGAFAPPENPRPDTKLLSGVRLIVQKNAKHPDTFLPKVISLPSEKYGSMVRAMNLPHRGIETNSVVGPFFWCAHDQDDDDPHLQIIHRKSDVLKKGRTRGWEMLLSHSFKTSITTGFIKGTPSSEIEKSLDHLKACADQVGHPILLPLIILTYDLSPENDEKQRKARHWLRRLENAVSLRNEVEEQEQYFQNGFIDIDGLSRDLVECHGNVMWKRPQAYEALVKEMEKAMETFRFVWITLCPDAEKQSEAERKHRKEIEKLHRSMVSRLDFYKVKLKGLENYIHITLERLKVQREALYNIMSQREARLNLEIAGEQRRIAHASKRDSTAMKTLSLMGALFLPGTYLASVFSMTFFDFAADADPVISVELWVYFAITIPVTAIIVFCWMFIDKRRQEQHKKDDADLEKNIDKMEKEIMFALRKRTMSKANTWNTVSPPPKP; this comes from the exons ATGGAAGATTATCTGTTTCGGCATTATGTTGATCAATGTCGTGTCGTTAAAGAAGAGACAAGCTACGTCGAGATTTTCAATTACTCG GATCCCTTTTACAACGTCTGCGAAGAACATCCTTTACCAGACGACGAGTTCCATAACTTTGTGAATCAAACC GGTGCCTTCGCACCACCAGAGAATCCAAGGCCTGATACCAAGTTGCTCAGCGGTGTCCGACTGAT AGTTCAAAAGAATGCCAAGCATCCTGATACGTTCCTCCCAAAGGTTATCTCACTGCCTTCGGAAAAATATGGATCTATGGTTCGTGCTATGAATCTGCCACATCGAGGTATCGAAACGAATTCTGTTGTTGGCCCTTTCTTCTGGTGCGCCCATGAtcaggatgacgatgacccTCATCTAC AAATCATCCACAGGAAATCAGATGTCCTTAAAAAGGGTAGGACCAGAGGCTGGGAGATGCTACTCTCTCATTCCTTCAAGACCAGTATCACtactggcttcatcaagGGAACCCCCAGCTCAGAGATTGAAAAGTCTTTGGACCACCTCAAGGCATGCGCTGATCAAGTTGGACATCCAAttcttctccctctcatAATCCTTACGTACGACCTATCTCCCGAAAATGATGAGAAACAGCGTAAAGCTCGTCACTGGCTTCGCCGCCTTGAAAATGCCGTCAGCCTGCGCAACGAGGtcgaggagcaggagcagtATTTCCAAAATGGTTTCATCGACATCGACGGTCTGAGTCGCGATCTTGTTGAGTGTCATGGAAATGTCATGTGGAAGCGTCCCCAGGCATATGAAGCACTTGTCAAAGAGATGGAGAAGGCCATGGAGACCTTTCGGTTTGTGTGGATTACGCTATGCCCAGATGCCGAGAAACAATCCGAGGCTGAGCGAAAGCATCGCAAAGAGATTGAGAAACTGCATCGAAGCATGGTGTCCCGATTGGACTTTTACAAGGTCAAACTCAAGGGCCTGGAGAACTACATCCACATCACTCTGGAGAGGCTCAAAGTTCAGCGCGAGGCG CTGTACAACATCATGTCACAGCGTGAGGCAAGGCTGAACCTCGAGATTGCAGGAGAGCAAAGGCGAATAGCCCATGCTAGCAAGCGGGACAGTACGGCTATGAAGACGCTATCCCTCATGGGTGCTCTGTTCCTGCCAGGGACCTATCTTGCTTCTGTCTTTAGCATGACATTCTTTGACTTTGCAGCTG ATGCCGATCCTGTCATTTCTGTTGAACTCTGGGTCTACTTCGCTATAACTATACCCGTCACCGCCATAATTGTTTTTTGCTGGATGTTTATCGACAAGCGCCGACAGGAACAGCACAAGAAAGACGATGCAGACCTTGAAAAGAATATCgacaagatggagaaggagaTCATGTTTGCTCTTCGCAAGCGAACGATGAGTAAGGCTAATACTTGGAACACGGTTAGCCCGCCGCCAAAACCATGA